The Nitrospirales bacterium genome includes a window with the following:
- a CDS encoding CDGSH iron-sulfur domain-containing protein — MGDPIIIPQKLPYILEMEPGTYYWCKCGRSKTQPFCDGSHTGTEYSPMEVELKEAKRVAWCGCKHTKRPPFCDGSHSRLEG; from the coding sequence ATGGGAGATCCGATTATCATTCCCCAAAAACTACCGTACATTCTGGAAATGGAACCTGGAACCTATTACTGGTGTAAATGTGGACGATCCAAGACTCAACCGTTTTGTGATGGCTCCCATACAGGGACGGAATATTCGCCGATGGAAGTAGAGTTGAAGGAAGCGAAACGGGTCGCATGGTGTGGCTGTAAACACACAAAACGGCCTCCTTTTTGCGACGGTTCTCATTCCCGTCTTGAGGGGTGA
- a CDS encoding ABC transporter ATP-binding protein, with translation MIVVKDLGMQLRAGSHVVTIIKDISFEIPQKHVVAIVGPSGSGKSTLLGLLAGLDTPTRGTITIHGTDITKLSESAMVHFRRQHIGYVFQSFHLIPTLTALENVALPLELNGDSGAADRAKELLHSVGLESRQQHYPVQLSGGEQQRVAVARAFSTRPPVLYADEPTGNLDSATGNVVIDLLFRLNQDHGSTMVLVTHDQDLAQRTQRIITLRDGQIADDKSTAPTKT, from the coding sequence ATGATCGTCGTCAAGGATTTGGGCATGCAGCTTCGGGCTGGAAGTCATGTGGTGACGATTATCAAGGACATTTCCTTTGAGATTCCTCAGAAGCATGTGGTCGCGATCGTCGGTCCTTCCGGGAGCGGAAAATCCACGCTCCTGGGTCTCTTGGCAGGCTTGGATACGCCCACTCGAGGTACGATCACGATTCATGGCACTGATATCACGAAACTTTCCGAGTCGGCGATGGTCCATTTTCGGCGTCAGCATATCGGGTACGTCTTTCAATCGTTTCACCTGATCCCCACGCTGACGGCATTGGAAAACGTCGCCCTGCCTCTTGAACTCAATGGAGATTCCGGCGCGGCAGACAGAGCCAAGGAATTGCTCCATTCCGTTGGCCTGGAATCCCGGCAACAGCACTATCCTGTTCAACTGTCAGGAGGTGAGCAACAACGAGTGGCGGTGGCCAGGGCCTTTTCAACCAGGCCTCCTGTGCTGTATGCGGATGAACCGACGGGGAATCTGGATAGTGCGACTGGAAACGTGGTTATTGACCTCCTCTTCCGTCTAAACCAGGATCATGGAAGCACCATGGTCCTGGTGACCCATGACCAGGATTTGGCCCAGCGCACTCAACGCATCATTACATTGCGCGATGGACAGATCGCGGATGATAAGTCGACCGCACCCACGAAGACTTAG
- a CDS encoding BrnT family toxin produces the protein MEFEWDEGKNRCNLDKHEISLEEAVSVFDDVHLSRFDTREAYGEIREITIGRSPEQS, from the coding sequence ATGGAGTTTGAATGGGATGAGGGCAAAAACCGGTGCAATCTCGACAAGCATGAGATCAGTCTTGAAGAGGCCGTGTCGGTATTCGATGATGTGCACCTCTCCCGTTTTGATACCCGTGAGGCGTACGGGGAAATCCGGGAAATCACGATCGGGAGATCACCAGAGCAATCATAG
- the xth gene encoding exodeoxyribonuclease III, which yields MKIATWNVNSIKVRISHVVEWVKHTQPDIVLLQELKTLEEQFPHQEIDELGYNVAVVGQKTYNGVAILSRLPIEVEQTSLPGDSDDDQARYLEALVGDVRVASIYLPNGNPINTPKFSYKLAWMDRLITHVRTLFSYEESFILGGDYNVCPTDDDVYDPAGFADDALCQVESRARFRELCHLGLTDALRALHPQSGLYTYWDYQAGRWNKDEGLRIDHLLLSPQAADRLMASGVDKGPRGLEKPSDHTPTWCELSR from the coding sequence ATGAAAATCGCCACTTGGAACGTTAATTCAATAAAGGTAAGAATTTCACATGTTGTGGAATGGGTGAAGCACACACAGCCAGATATCGTGTTGCTTCAGGAACTGAAAACTCTCGAGGAGCAATTCCCCCATCAAGAGATCGATGAGCTTGGCTACAATGTCGCCGTGGTAGGCCAGAAAACCTACAACGGAGTGGCGATTCTTTCACGATTGCCTATTGAGGTCGAGCAAACTTCGCTTCCCGGAGATTCGGACGACGACCAGGCCCGGTACCTTGAAGCTCTGGTCGGGGATGTTCGAGTAGCCTCGATCTATCTGCCTAATGGAAATCCAATCAACACGCCGAAATTTTCCTACAAGCTGGCCTGGATGGACCGGTTGATCACGCACGTTCGCACTCTTTTCTCGTATGAAGAATCGTTTATTCTCGGCGGGGATTATAACGTGTGTCCGACCGATGATGATGTGTATGATCCTGCTGGATTCGCTGATGATGCTCTGTGTCAGGTGGAGTCACGCGCTCGGTTTCGTGAGTTGTGCCACCTGGGGTTAACCGACGCGCTTCGTGCGCTTCATCCTCAGTCTGGTCTGTACACCTATTGGGATTACCAGGCAGGACGTTGGAACAAAGATGAAGGCTTACGTATCGATCACTTGCTTCTTTCGCCTCAAGCGGCTGATCGACTCATGGCTTCTGGAGTCGATAAAGGACCTCGTGGATTAGAAAAACCTTCCGACCACACGCCGACCTGGTGCGAGCTGTCTCGCTAA
- a CDS encoding arylesterase has product MIVSGCERPGEPPGQSTTVSATQQPISSTRSEALPRSNQPNTGFTQVEERPRIVALGDSLTAGLGVPAQESYPFRLQKLLDASGYHYQVVNAGVSGDTTAGGLSRLEWVLKNQPRIVILELGANDGLRGQPIKNIHENLRKILQRLKDADVKVLLTGMKIPPNYGLEYTTQFANVYTQLATEFDVPFLPFFLEDVAAHRSLNQADGIHPTGEGYGIIVQNVLRALKPLLKDTSHNIQSS; this is encoded by the coding sequence ATGATCGTCTCAGGATGTGAGAGACCAGGAGAACCTCCGGGACAATCGACAACGGTGTCCGCCACTCAGCAGCCCATATCTTCAACGCGATCGGAAGCATTGCCGCGATCCAATCAGCCAAACACGGGATTCACTCAGGTTGAGGAACGTCCCCGAATCGTGGCGCTAGGCGACAGTCTGACAGCAGGCCTCGGCGTACCGGCCCAGGAGTCCTACCCATTTCGCTTGCAAAAACTTCTGGATGCATCCGGATACCATTATCAGGTCGTGAACGCTGGAGTGAGTGGGGATACGACAGCCGGGGGGCTGAGTCGCTTGGAATGGGTCTTGAAGAATCAGCCTCGTATCGTCATTCTAGAACTCGGAGCGAACGACGGTCTTCGCGGCCAACCCATCAAGAATATCCATGAAAACTTGCGAAAGATTCTCCAACGGCTGAAAGACGCGGACGTCAAGGTTCTTTTGACGGGAATGAAGATTCCTCCAAACTATGGACTCGAATACACCACACAATTTGCCAACGTCTATACTCAACTGGCTACAGAGTTTGATGTTCCATTCTTACCATTTTTCTTGGAGGATGTGGCGGCGCATCGATCATTGAATCAGGCCGATGGCATTCATCCGACAGGAGAAGGGTATGGCATCATCGTCCAGAATGTCTTGAGAGCGTTGAAGCCCCTCCTCAAGGATACATCTCACAACATTCAAAGCTCATAA
- a CDS encoding ChaN family lipoprotein has translation MPQQFLLICTSLFVLFTHTACTSTSTSSPTQTNFQVGQIIEVKSGRRVTFDELMSTILNTEVIYIGEEHYTPSHIEAAVQILDALAAHGRSPALAMEMFSWDGQPALDQYTRHHALTRGQFLKDSNWEGSWGGDFGEYERLVQWAKDHRLPLYALNPPRPLVRLVVKKGLEEALQDPAMNNWEIPKDIPRDDAEYKAVIFKPIELCHPGMTKQMYDGYYQASIFRDEGMAKVISDYLTSKSPGEGPLVSYTGGGHIQYEVPVPKRVRRNVSSSIQDVSIYLIALDPSRVDEVQEAIDGGIADYIWLRELGPRGPQPRCG, from the coding sequence ATGCCGCAACAATTCTTGCTGATCTGTACGAGCCTCTTTGTTCTGTTCACCCATACCGCCTGTACTTCGACCTCGACGTCTTCCCCGACCCAAACCAATTTTCAAGTCGGTCAAATCATCGAAGTGAAGTCGGGGAGGCGGGTGACGTTTGACGAATTGATGTCCACCATCCTGAATACAGAGGTCATTTACATCGGCGAAGAACATTATACGCCCTCGCACATCGAAGCCGCGGTTCAAATCTTAGACGCCTTGGCGGCGCATGGCCGCTCTCCGGCGCTGGCGATGGAAATGTTTAGTTGGGATGGGCAGCCGGCGCTCGATCAATATACCCGGCACCATGCGTTAACGCGTGGGCAGTTTCTTAAGGATTCGAATTGGGAGGGAAGTTGGGGCGGCGACTTTGGGGAATATGAACGCCTCGTGCAATGGGCGAAAGACCATCGGCTCCCTCTCTATGCGCTCAATCCTCCCCGTCCTTTGGTCAGGCTGGTTGTCAAGAAGGGTTTGGAAGAGGCCTTGCAGGATCCGGCCATGAACAACTGGGAGATTCCGAAAGACATCCCACGCGACGATGCTGAATATAAGGCGGTCATCTTCAAACCGATCGAACTCTGTCACCCCGGCATGACGAAGCAGATGTATGACGGCTATTACCAGGCTTCCATCTTTCGGGATGAAGGGATGGCGAAGGTGATTTCGGATTATCTGACCAGCAAGTCTCCTGGCGAAGGGCCATTAGTCAGTTACACGGGGGGCGGGCACATTCAATATGAAGTGCCTGTGCCAAAACGAGTCAGGCGCAACGTCTCTTCGTCCATTCAAGATGTTTCGATCTATCTCATCGCGCTTGACCCGTCACGGGTCGATGAGGTGCAAGAAGCCATAGACGGCGGCATCGCGGATTATATTTGGCTGCGAGAGCTCGGTCCGCGTGGGCCGCAGCCACGATGTGGCTAG
- a CDS encoding BrnA antitoxin family protein, whose product MPTIRKKRDDLPALSKKRIEELKSIPDDKIDFSDIPELDEEFWENAEWVEPDKTQPLTIRVKESVLDYCKAGGKGYQTRINAVLESYVRARQANRVLNVHTVDTNLPNNSQTRIVS is encoded by the coding sequence ATGCCTACTATACGAAAGAAACGGGACGATCTCCCGGCTCTGTCGAAGAAGCGGATTGAGGAACTGAAATCGATTCCAGACGACAAAATTGATTTCAGCGATATCCCCGAACTCGATGAAGAGTTTTGGGAAAATGCCGAATGGGTCGAACCGGATAAAACACAGCCGTTGACTATTCGCGTGAAAGAATCCGTACTGGATTATTGTAAAGCCGGCGGGAAGGGCTATCAGACCCGTATCAATGCCGTGCTGGAATCATACGTGAGAGCCAGGCAGGCAAACCGCGTCCTCAACGTTCACACCGTTGACACAAACCTGCCAAACAATTCTCAGACGCGAATCGTATCGTAA
- a CDS encoding response regulator: MPGSEKRVLVIDDDSLARSILRLVFKAEGYQCQVAENGAMGLAMLDQFQPDLVVTDHHMPVLTGLEFLELLHKKNRRNVPAVILITCDSNHDLKTRALQSGARAVLEKPFDMDEIRSLANWLLHSEESIAVGATVVN, translated from the coding sequence ATGCCTGGTTCAGAGAAACGCGTGCTCGTGATCGATGACGACTCTTTGGCTCGATCTATCCTTCGACTTGTGTTTAAAGCCGAAGGCTATCAATGTCAGGTAGCTGAAAATGGAGCCATGGGGCTCGCCATGCTCGATCAGTTTCAGCCGGATCTCGTCGTGACGGATCATCATATGCCAGTGTTGACGGGGCTTGAATTCCTGGAACTCCTTCATAAAAAGAACAGACGAAACGTGCCGGCTGTCATTCTCATCACGTGCGACTCCAATCACGATCTCAAGACTCGGGCGCTACAATCCGGGGCCCGAGCTGTACTCGAGAAGCCCTTTGATATGGATGAAATTCGAAGTTTGGCGAATTGGCTTCTTCATTCCGAAGAGTCGATCGCGGTTGGCGCGACGGTTGTCAATTAA
- the polA gene encoding DNA polymerase I — protein MNRSQESGNALPLRHLVLIDASSFIFRAYHAIRPLTAPDGTPVNAVYGFTQMLMKQLDDMEPKHVAVIFDVARTTFRNELSPEYKANRPDPPDDLIPQFTLVRDATRAFNLDCIEAPGFEADDLIATYTHLALKTEATVTIVSSDKDLMQLVSDRVRMYDSIKNRYIGTKEVQEKFGVPPKKVVDVQALAGDSIDNVPGVPGIGIKTAAELINEYGDLDTLLARASEIKQKKRRENLLAFADKARLSRELVRLRTDVPLEVPLEKLNRREVNGDDLMEFLATLNFKTIADRIQHKYSSSVSMAEGSAHLTGSTPSRTKPGYELVQTIERLQEWVELASHAGIVAVDTETTSLDQSRAELVGVSLCIEPMKACYIPVGHTWSQEPGQSEHNPPAQVPLADALALLRPLFADPAVLKVGHNIKYDLVILTRYDVAVSPVDDTMVLSYVLEGGSHGHGMDELAELYLGHTTIKYKDITGSGKSQVTFDQVPLDLALNYAAEDADITLRLHHLLKPRLLRERMVTVYETLERPLIPVLASMESEGIKVDLAELQNLSREFVERQESLATEIHGLAGRDFNIGSPKQLGEILFDELGLEGGQKGKSGTYTTNAEVLESLSSQGHALPAKVLEWRQLEKLRNTYSESLAEQVNPITKRVHTSYAMASASTGRLSSTDPNLQNIPIRTEEGRRIRRAFVAEKGHVLLSLDYSQIELRLLAHIADIDVLKQAFKNGQDIHALTASQVFCVELEKIDSAMRRKAKAINFGIIYGISAFGLARQLNVEQSEAATYIKAYFQQYPGIQDYMERTKQFCREHGYVQTLFGRRCHVPGILDKNPAKRNFAERAAINAPIQGAAADILKRAMIRVPPALKEHGIDSQAYMLLTVHDELIFEVAESAAETTGQVVKQVMEHATRPALQLSVPLIVEVGQGPSWDEAH, from the coding sequence GTGAATCGCTCTCAAGAATCAGGCAACGCCCTTCCGCTTCGTCACCTCGTCCTCATTGATGCATCGAGTTTTATCTTTCGCGCGTATCATGCTATTCGGCCATTGACGGCTCCAGATGGTACTCCAGTGAACGCCGTGTATGGTTTTACGCAAATGCTCATGAAGCAACTGGACGACATGGAGCCAAAGCATGTCGCTGTCATATTTGATGTCGCGAGAACAACCTTTCGAAATGAGCTCTCACCAGAGTATAAAGCCAATCGTCCTGATCCGCCGGATGATTTGATCCCACAATTTACACTCGTGCGTGATGCCACTAGGGCGTTTAATTTGGATTGCATCGAAGCTCCGGGCTTTGAAGCTGATGATTTGATCGCCACCTATACCCATCTCGCGTTGAAAACCGAAGCCACCGTGACCATCGTGTCCTCTGATAAAGACCTGATGCAATTGGTTTCCGACAGGGTGCGGATGTATGACTCGATAAAAAATCGGTATATCGGGACCAAGGAGGTGCAGGAAAAGTTCGGCGTGCCGCCCAAAAAGGTCGTGGACGTTCAGGCGCTTGCGGGAGATTCAATCGACAATGTTCCGGGAGTTCCCGGAATTGGCATTAAAACCGCTGCTGAATTAATCAATGAGTATGGCGATCTGGACACTCTTCTCGCTCGAGCCTCTGAAATTAAACAGAAGAAACGGCGGGAAAACTTATTAGCGTTTGCGGACAAAGCCAGATTGTCACGCGAACTGGTTCGGTTGCGAACGGATGTTCCGCTCGAAGTTCCTCTGGAAAAACTGAATCGGCGGGAAGTCAATGGGGACGACCTCATGGAATTTCTCGCTACGCTAAACTTCAAGACGATCGCTGATCGCATTCAGCATAAATATTCATCGAGTGTTTCGATGGCTGAGGGTTCAGCACATCTCACTGGATCGACACCTTCACGAACGAAGCCAGGGTATGAGCTCGTGCAAACCATCGAAAGGCTGCAAGAATGGGTTGAACTGGCCTCGCATGCCGGCATCGTGGCTGTGGATACGGAAACCACCTCGTTAGATCAAAGTCGCGCGGAATTAGTCGGCGTGTCATTGTGCATCGAACCGATGAAAGCTTGTTATATCCCTGTCGGTCATACATGGTCTCAGGAACCAGGTCAGTCAGAGCATAATCCTCCCGCGCAAGTCCCCCTCGCTGACGCCTTGGCTCTCCTGCGTCCATTATTCGCAGATCCAGCCGTTTTAAAGGTTGGCCACAATATCAAGTATGACTTGGTCATCCTCACACGATATGATGTGGCGGTATCTCCTGTCGATGACACGATGGTCCTTTCCTATGTACTGGAAGGAGGCAGTCACGGCCATGGAATGGATGAGCTGGCGGAGCTGTACCTCGGCCATACGACCATTAAATACAAGGATATTACGGGGTCTGGAAAATCGCAGGTGACATTCGACCAGGTGCCGCTTGACCTCGCCCTGAACTATGCGGCCGAAGATGCAGATATCACGTTGCGATTACATCATCTCCTGAAACCGCGTCTGTTAAGAGAACGGATGGTCACGGTCTATGAAACGCTCGAACGGCCGCTCATCCCCGTTCTGGCTTCTATGGAAAGCGAAGGGATAAAAGTTGATCTCGCAGAATTGCAAAACTTGAGCAGAGAGTTTGTAGAGAGACAGGAGAGTTTAGCCACAGAAATTCATGGACTGGCTGGACGGGATTTCAACATCGGTTCTCCTAAACAGCTTGGGGAAATCCTATTCGATGAGTTGGGGCTCGAAGGCGGCCAGAAAGGCAAGTCGGGGACGTATACGACGAATGCCGAGGTGCTGGAGTCACTCTCTTCTCAGGGTCATGCGCTTCCGGCCAAAGTCCTGGAGTGGCGGCAGCTGGAGAAACTCCGGAACACCTACTCGGAATCATTAGCGGAACAGGTCAACCCCATCACGAAGCGAGTCCATACCTCTTATGCCATGGCCTCCGCTTCGACCGGACGCTTATCATCCACTGACCCGAATCTACAGAATATTCCAATTCGAACGGAAGAAGGGCGAAGAATTCGCCGGGCCTTCGTCGCTGAAAAAGGGCATGTGCTGTTATCGCTCGATTATTCACAGATTGAACTCCGCCTGCTTGCCCATATCGCCGATATCGATGTTTTGAAGCAGGCTTTCAAGAATGGTCAGGACATTCATGCCTTGACCGCCAGCCAGGTCTTTTGCGTGGAGCTTGAGAAGATAGATTCCGCGATGCGCCGAAAGGCCAAGGCTATTAATTTTGGGATTATTTACGGAATTAGCGCGTTTGGGTTAGCCCGTCAACTCAATGTGGAACAAAGCGAAGCGGCGACGTATATCAAGGCGTATTTCCAGCAGTATCCTGGGATTCAAGATTATATGGAACGCACCAAACAGTTTTGTCGCGAACATGGATATGTTCAAACATTGTTTGGTCGCCGTTGCCACGTTCCAGGCATTCTGGACAAGAATCCCGCCAAAAGGAATTTTGCGGAGCGAGCCGCCATTAATGCTCCGATTCAAGGAGCGGCAGCGGATATTCTCAAGCGCGCCATGATTCGGGTCCCTCCCGCACTGAAGGAACATGGCATAGATAGCCAGGCGTACATGTTGTTAACGGTCCACGATGAATTAATTTTCGAGGTCGCAGAGTCGGCCGCTGAAACAACAGGGCAAGTCGTCAAACAGGTCATGGAACATGCGACACGGCCGGCCCTTCAGTTATCCGTCCCACTGATCGTGGAAGTTGGACAGGGGCCTTCCTGGGATGAAGCGCATTGA